One Klebsiella sp. RIT-PI-d genomic region harbors:
- a CDS encoding Rsd/AlgQ family anti-sigma factor produces the protein MLNHLERLTERVGGSNELVDRWLQVRKQLLVTYYNLVGLKPGKESVTQLDETALDNFCHNLVEYLSAGHFSIYERIISGMEGVSPLIAATKIYPLLEENTETIMGYYDSSLENAIDHDNYLEFQQALSGIGESLAARFTLEDKLIQLAFDNNLKESANDETNIARPA, from the coding sequence ATGCTAAACCACCTGGAAAGACTGACGGAGCGCGTTGGAGGAAGTAATGAACTCGTCGATCGCTGGCTACAGGTGCGCAAGCAGCTGTTAGTGACTTACTACAATCTTGTTGGTCTTAAGCCTGGCAAAGAATCGGTAACCCAGCTTGATGAGACAGCACTCGACAACTTCTGTCATAACCTGGTTGAGTATCTTTCAGCCGGTCATTTTAGTATTTATGAACGCATTATTAGCGGAATGGAAGGGGTAAGCCCACTTATCGCCGCCACTAAAATTTACCCATTGCTGGAAGAAAATACAGAAACCATCATGGGCTACTATGATTCCAGCCTGGAAAACGCCATCGACCATGATAACTATCTTGAATTTCAGCAGGCACTTTCCGGGATCGGCGAATCGCTTGCTGCCCGCTTTACCCTGGAAGACAAGTTGATCCAGCTGGCCTTCGATAACAATCTCAAAGAAAGCGCCAACGACGAAACGAATATTGCGCGCCCGGCTTGA
- the purD gene encoding phosphoribosylamine--glycine ligase yields the protein MKVLVIGNGGREHALAWKAAQSPLVETVFVAPGNAGTALEPVLQNVAVSATDIPELLNFAQNEKIDLTIVGPEAPLVIGVVDAFRAAGLKIFGPTEGAAQLEGSKAFTKDFLARHAIPTAEYQNFTDIEPALAYLREKGAPIVIKADGLAAGKGVIVAMTPEEAEAAVHDMLAGNAFGDAGHRIVIEEFLDGEEASFIVMVDGEHVLPMATSQDHKRVGDQDTGPNTGGMGAYSPAAVVTDDVYQRTMERIIWPTVKGMAAEGNTYTGFLYAGLMIDPQGNPKVIEFNCRFGDPETQPIMLRMKSDLVELCLAACEGKLDEKTSEWDERASLGVVIAAGGYPGDYRTGDVIHGLPLEAVSEGKVFHAGTKLADNDQVLTNGGRVLCVTALGDTVADAQKNAYKLMTDIHWDGSFSRQDIGYRAIAREQQK from the coding sequence ATGAAAGTATTAGTCATTGGTAACGGCGGGCGCGAGCACGCGCTGGCGTGGAAAGCAGCCCAGTCACCGCTGGTTGAAACTGTGTTTGTTGCGCCGGGTAACGCAGGCACTGCGCTTGAGCCGGTACTGCAAAATGTTGCTGTCAGCGCAACAGATATTCCTGAACTGCTGAACTTCGCGCAAAACGAAAAGATCGACCTGACCATTGTCGGCCCGGAAGCCCCACTGGTGATCGGCGTGGTCGATGCTTTCCGCGCTGCGGGCCTGAAAATTTTTGGTCCGACCGAAGGTGCCGCGCAGCTGGAAGGTTCTAAAGCATTTACTAAGGACTTTCTGGCACGTCATGCGATCCCGACTGCCGAATATCAGAACTTTACTGACATCGAGCCTGCGCTGGCCTACCTGCGCGAAAAAGGTGCGCCTATTGTCATCAAAGCCGACGGTCTGGCTGCGGGCAAGGGCGTGATTGTTGCGATGACGCCAGAAGAAGCCGAAGCCGCCGTTCATGACATGCTGGCCGGTAACGCATTTGGCGATGCGGGCCACCGTATTGTTATCGAAGAGTTTCTCGACGGCGAAGAGGCGAGCTTTATTGTGATGGTCGACGGTGAGCACGTGCTGCCGATGGCGACCAGCCAGGATCACAAGCGCGTCGGTGACCAGGATACCGGTCCGAATACCGGCGGCATGGGCGCATATTCTCCGGCTGCGGTAGTCACTGATGACGTTTATCAGCGCACCATGGAACGGATCATCTGGCCCACGGTAAAAGGCATGGCGGCAGAGGGAAATACTTATACAGGTTTCCTCTATGCCGGTCTGATGATCGACCCGCAGGGCAATCCGAAGGTTATCGAATTCAACTGTCGCTTCGGCGATCCGGAAACCCAGCCGATTATGCTGCGCATGAAGTCCGATCTGGTTGAACTCTGCCTTGCGGCCTGTGAAGGTAAGCTTGATGAGAAAACATCCGAGTGGGATGAGCGTGCATCGCTGGGCGTGGTGATCGCCGCAGGCGGTTATCCCGGAGATTACCGTACCGGAGATGTGATCCACGGCCTGCCGCTGGAAGCCGTGTCCGAGGGTAAAGTCTTCCACGCGGGGACAAAGCTTGCGGATAACGATCAGGTGCTGACCAACGGTGGGCGCGTACTGTGCGTAACGGCACTGGGTGATACGGTGGCCGACGCGCAGAAGAATGCTTACAAACTTATGACCGATATTCACTGGGACGGTAGCTTCAGTCGCCAGGATATTGGTTATCGTGCGATTGCACGCGAGCAGCAAAAATAA
- the thiG gene encoding thiazole synthase: MLRIADKTFDSHLFTGTGKFASSHLMAEAIRASGSQLVTLAMKRVDLRQHNDAILAPLREADVTLLPNTSGAKTAEEAIFAARLAREALGTRWLKLEIHPDVRWLLPDPIETLNAARALVREGFIVLPYCGADPVLCKRLEEVGCAAVMPLGAPIGSNQGLETRAMLEIIIEQATVPVVVDAGIGAPSHAAQALEMGADAVLVNTAIAVADDPVMMANAFRLAVEAGLLARQAIPGARNRHAVATSPLTGFLESGI, from the coding sequence ATGCTACGTATTGCAGATAAAACATTTGATTCGCACCTGTTTACCGGTACCGGAAAATTCGCTTCATCACACCTGATGGCAGAGGCGATCCGCGCCTCCGGCAGTCAACTGGTGACGCTGGCGATGAAACGTGTCGATTTGCGTCAGCATAATGATGCGATCCTCGCGCCGTTACGGGAGGCCGACGTGACGTTATTGCCTAATACCTCCGGGGCTAAAACCGCTGAAGAAGCGATATTTGCCGCCCGACTGGCCCGCGAGGCGCTGGGTACCCGCTGGCTGAAACTGGAGATCCATCCCGATGTACGCTGGCTCCTGCCGGACCCAATTGAAACACTTAACGCAGCCAGGGCGCTGGTCCGGGAGGGGTTTATTGTTTTGCCCTACTGCGGAGCCGATCCGGTCCTGTGTAAACGGCTGGAAGAGGTTGGCTGTGCGGCGGTCATGCCGCTTGGCGCGCCGATTGGCTCTAATCAGGGGCTGGAAACCCGCGCCATGCTGGAGATTATCATTGAACAGGCGACCGTGCCGGTGGTGGTTGATGCCGGCATTGGTGCGCCAAGTCATGCCGCGCAGGCGCTGGAAATGGGAGCCGATGCGGTACTGGTTAATACCGCCATTGCGGTCGCGGACGATCCGGTGATGATGGCGAATGCGTTTCGTCTGGCCGTCGAGGCAGGCTTACTGGCACGCCAGGCCATACCCGGCGCGCGCAACCGTCATGCGGTCGCCACCAGCCCACTGACCGGCTTTCTGGAGAGCGGTATATGA
- the thiC gene encoding phosphomethylpyrimidine synthase ThiC, with the protein MSASTLTRREQREHAQHFINTLEGTAFPNSTRIYITGSRPDLRVPMREIQLSPTLIGGSKDQPQVEQNEAVPVYDTSGPYGDPQIKIDVQQGLAKLRQAWIDERHNCEDLTDRSSTYTKARLADDGLDHLRFTGLLTPKRAKPGKRVTQLHYARQGIVTPEMEFIAIRENMGRERIRSEVLRQQHPGYGFGASLPENITPEFVRDEVAAGRAIIPANINHPESEPMIIGRNFLVKVNANIGNSAVTSSIEEEVEKLVWSTRWGADTIMDLSTGRYIHETREWILRNSPVPVGTVPIYQALEKVNGIAEALTWDAFRDTLLEQAEQGVDYFTIHAGVLLRYVPMTAKRLTGIVSRGGSIMAKWCLSHHQENFLYERFRDICEICAAYDVSLSLGDGLRPGSIQDANDEAQFAELHTLGELTKIAWEYDVQVMIEGPGHVPMQMIRRNMTEELEHCHEAPFYTLGPLTTDIAPGYDHFTSGIGAAMIGWFGCAMLCYVTPKEHLGLPNKEDVKQGLITYKIAAHAADLAKGHPGAQIRDNAMSKARFEFRWEDQFNLALDPFTARAYHDETLPQESGKVAHFCSMCGPKFCSMKISQEVRDYATKQDRESGMSQMSDRFRARGSEIYLRQEEL; encoded by the coding sequence ATGTCTGCATCTACATTAACCCGTCGCGAACAACGCGAACACGCCCAACACTTTATCAACACGCTGGAAGGCACGGCGTTCCCTAATTCAACGCGTATTTATATCACCGGCTCCCGACCTGACCTGCGTGTTCCGATGCGGGAAATCCAGCTTAGCCCGACGCTTATCGGCGGCAGCAAAGACCAGCCGCAAGTTGAACAAAATGAGGCCGTACCGGTGTATGACACGTCTGGCCCGTATGGCGATCCGCAGATAAAAATCGATGTTCAGCAGGGGCTGGCAAAATTGCGTCAGGCCTGGATTGATGAGCGTCATAACTGCGAAGACTTAACCGATCGTAGCTCGACGTATACCAAAGCACGACTGGCCGATGATGGCCTGGATCATCTGCGCTTTACCGGTCTTTTAACCCCAAAACGGGCTAAACCTGGAAAACGTGTCACCCAGCTGCATTATGCGCGCCAGGGCATTGTCACGCCGGAAATGGAGTTTATCGCCATTCGTGAAAATATGGGCCGGGAGCGTATTCGCAGTGAAGTACTGCGCCAGCAGCATCCAGGCTACGGTTTTGGCGCCTCTCTGCCAGAAAATATTACGCCAGAATTTGTGCGTGATGAAGTGGCCGCCGGACGCGCCATTATTCCTGCCAACATTAATCATCCAGAATCCGAACCCATGATTATCGGGCGTAACTTCCTGGTCAAAGTGAACGCCAATATCGGCAATTCGGCAGTGACGTCGTCAATTGAAGAAGAAGTGGAAAAGCTGGTGTGGTCAACGCGCTGGGGGGCGGATACGATCATGGATCTCTCTACCGGACGCTATATCCATGAGACCCGTGAATGGATCCTGCGTAATAGCCCGGTGCCTGTCGGCACGGTGCCAATCTATCAGGCACTGGAGAAGGTCAATGGTATCGCGGAAGCGCTGACCTGGGATGCGTTTCGCGATACGCTGCTGGAGCAGGCCGAACAGGGCGTGGATTATTTCACCATCCACGCCGGTGTCCTGCTGCGCTACGTGCCGATGACGGCCAAACGTCTGACCGGTATTGTCTCGCGCGGCGGCTCCATCATGGCGAAATGGTGCCTGTCTCATCATCAGGAAAACTTCCTCTACGAACGCTTTCGTGACATCTGCGAAATCTGCGCCGCCTACGACGTATCGCTCTCGCTCGGCGACGGCCTGCGCCCCGGCTCTATTCAGGATGCAAATGACGAGGCGCAATTTGCGGAGCTTCATACCCTGGGCGAGCTGACTAAAATCGCCTGGGAATATGACGTTCAGGTAATGATCGAAGGTCCCGGCCACGTGCCAATGCAGATGATCCGCCGCAATATGACCGAGGAGCTGGAGCACTGTCACGAAGCGCCCTTCTATACGCTGGGGCCGCTCACCACTGATATTGCACCAGGTTACGACCATTTCACCTCAGGTATCGGCGCGGCAATGATCGGCTGGTTTGGCTGCGCAATGCTGTGCTACGTAACGCCAAAGGAACATCTGGGCCTGCCAAACAAAGAAGACGTTAAACAGGGCCTGATAACCTATAAAATCGCCGCCCACGCTGCCGATCTGGCGAAAGGCCATCCCGGGGCGCAAATCCGCGACAACGCGATGTCAAAAGCGCGCTTTGAATTTCGCTGGGAAGATCAGTTTAACCTGGCCCTTGACCCGTTTACTGCCCGCGCCTATCACGATGAAACGCTGCCGCAGGAATCCGGCAAAGTCGCCCACTTCTGCTCAATGTGCGGGCCTAAATTCTGCTCAATGAAAATCAGCCAGGAAGTTCGTGATTATGCCACGAAGCAGGACAGGGAATCCGGCATGTCACAGATGTCCGATCGCTTTCGCGCCAGAGGCAGCGAAATCTATCTGCGCCAGGAGGAGTTATGA
- a CDS encoding DUF1481 domain-containing protein, with protein sequence MTANSFNEGAFSPLLSVRRRLSTLAGVLLLSACSHNASPPPFTASGYADDQNAVRIWRKDVDGEVHLLSVFSPWHQGITSTSEYRWQDDNLTLIELNLYSKPPEHIRVRFDDRGELSFMQHEVDGEKQQLSSDRIALYRYRAQHIRQISDALRQGRVVLHQGRWHQNHTITTCAGDTVKPGFDSRALSRIERRQSHSSVEVSVAWLEAPEGSQLLLVANEDFCTWQPKEDAF encoded by the coding sequence GTGACAGCGAACAGTTTTAACGAAGGGGCGTTCTCGCCCCTTTTGTCTGTCCGGCGTCGATTATCGACGCTGGCAGGTGTGCTGTTACTGTCAGCCTGTAGTCATAACGCTTCCCCGCCTCCTTTTACCGCCAGCGGATACGCCGACGATCAAAATGCAGTGAGGATATGGCGCAAAGATGTTGACGGTGAGGTTCATCTTCTCTCCGTATTTAGTCCCTGGCACCAGGGGATCACCTCGACCAGCGAATACCGCTGGCAGGATGATAATCTGACCCTTATCGAACTTAACCTCTACAGTAAGCCGCCTGAACATATTCGGGTGCGTTTTGACGATCGCGGTGAGCTTAGTTTTATGCAGCATGAGGTGGACGGTGAGAAGCAGCAGCTTTCCAGCGATCGCATTGCGCTGTATCGCTACCGCGCTCAGCATATTCGACAGATCAGTGACGCGTTACGGCAGGGGCGTGTGGTGCTGCACCAGGGGCGCTGGCACCAGAATCACACTATTACCACCTGTGCCGGTGATACCGTCAAACCAGGCTTTGATTCCCGTGCGCTAAGCCGCATAGAACGCCGACAGAGCCATTCATCGGTTGAGGTGAGTGTCGCCTGGCTGGAGGCGCCTGAAGGCTCGCAGCTCCTGCTGGTGGCCAATGAAGATTTCTGCACCTGGCAGCCAAAAGAAGATGCGTTCTGA
- the hemE gene encoding uroporphyrinogen decarboxylase has product MTELKNDRYLRALQRQPVDVTPVWMMRQAGRYLPEYKATRAQAGDFMSLCKNAELACEVTLQPLRRYALDAAILFSDILTIPDAMGLGLYFETGEGPRFTSPITCKADVDKLPIPDPEMELGYVMNAVRTIRRELKGEVPLIGFSGSPWTLATYMVEGGSSKAFTVIKKMMYAEPQTLHTLLEKLAKSVTLYLNAQIRAGAQSVMIFDTWGGVLTGRDYQQFSLYYMHKIVDGLLRENEGRRVPVTLFTKGGGQWLEAIAETGCDALGLDWTTDIADARRRIGHKVALQGNMDPSMLYAAPERIEEEVATILAGFGHGEGHVFNLGHGIHQDVPPEHAGVFVEAVHRLSAPYHS; this is encoded by the coding sequence ATGACCGAATTGAAGAACGATCGTTACCTGCGCGCGCTACAGCGTCAGCCTGTAGATGTCACCCCTGTCTGGATGATGAGGCAGGCCGGGCGTTATTTGCCGGAATATAAAGCGACACGCGCTCAGGCGGGTGATTTCATGTCGCTGTGTAAAAATGCCGAGCTGGCGTGCGAAGTTACCTTACAACCGCTGCGCCGCTACGCGCTGGATGCGGCGATCCTCTTCTCGGACATCCTGACCATTCCGGATGCTATGGGACTGGGGCTTTACTTCGAAACGGGCGAAGGCCCGCGCTTTACCTCTCCCATTACCTGTAAAGCCGATGTCGATAAACTGCCCATCCCCGATCCTGAAATGGAACTGGGCTATGTAATGAACGCCGTGCGCACGATCCGTCGTGAACTAAAAGGCGAGGTGCCGCTGATTGGATTCTCCGGCAGCCCATGGACGCTGGCGACCTATATGGTCGAAGGCGGCAGTAGCAAAGCGTTTACCGTCATCAAAAAGATGATGTATGCCGAGCCACAAACCCTGCACACGCTGCTGGAGAAGCTGGCGAAAAGCGTCACGCTGTATCTGAACGCGCAAATCCGCGCAGGCGCACAATCAGTGATGATTTTTGACACCTGGGGCGGAGTGCTGACCGGGCGCGATTACCAGCAGTTCTCGCTTTACTACATGCATAAAATCGTCGATGGCCTGCTACGTGAAAACGAAGGTCGCCGTGTGCCGGTAACGCTGTTCACCAAGGGCGGCGGTCAGTGGCTGGAAGCGATTGCCGAAACCGGCTGTGATGCGCTGGGCCTTGACTGGACGACAGATATCGCCGACGCCCGTCGTCGTATCGGCCACAAAGTGGCTTTACAGGGCAATATGGACCCTTCCATGCTGTATGCCGCGCCTGAACGCATTGAAGAAGAAGTGGCGACTATACTTGCCGGTTTCGGCCACGGTGAAGGCCACGTCTTCAATCTTGGTCACGGCATTCATCAGGATGTCCCCCCGGAACATGCAGGCGTATTTGTTGAGGCGGTTCATCGTCTCTCTGCGCCTTACCATTCGTAA
- a CDS encoding HesA/MoeB/ThiF family protein, whose translation MNDRDFMRYSRQIMLDDIAIDGQQKLLNSRVLIVGLGGLGAPAALYLAGAGVGTLVLADDDEVHLSNLQRQIAFTTDDIARPKVQATRQRLSQLNPDIALVTLEQRLSGEDLNRAVAGADVVLDCTDTMATRQAINAACVKTSTPLITASAVGFGGQLMVLTPPWTHGCYRCLWPDEQEPERNCRTAGVMGPVVGVMGSLQALEAIKLLSGIHSQPGELRLFDAKANRWRSLILHRASDCPVCGEHHANPV comes from the coding sequence ATGAACGATCGTGATTTCATGCGCTACAGCCGACAAATCATGCTGGATGATATTGCCATCGACGGTCAGCAAAAATTACTCAACAGTCGGGTACTCATTGTCGGACTGGGCGGTTTAGGTGCGCCTGCTGCGCTTTACCTGGCAGGCGCGGGCGTCGGCACCCTGGTACTGGCCGACGACGATGAGGTTCATCTCAGTAATCTTCAGCGGCAAATTGCGTTTACGACCGACGATATCGCCCGCCCAAAAGTGCAGGCAACGCGGCAACGTTTGTCGCAGCTTAATCCTGATATTGCGCTGGTGACGCTTGAACAGCGGCTCAGCGGCGAGGATTTGAACCGTGCGGTTGCCGGGGCCGACGTTGTGCTTGACTGTACCGATACTATGGCGACACGTCAGGCCATCAACGCTGCCTGTGTGAAGACCAGTACGCCGCTGATCACCGCCAGCGCCGTCGGCTTTGGCGGTCAGCTTATGGTCCTGACGCCGCCGTGGACTCACGGCTGCTACCGCTGCCTGTGGCCTGACGAACAGGAGCCAGAGCGCAACTGCCGCACCGCAGGCGTAATGGGTCCGGTGGTCGGCGTAATGGGTTCGCTACAGGCGCTGGAGGCAATCAAGTTATTGAGCGGCATTCACAGCCAGCCCGGTGAATTACGGCTGTTTGATGCCAAAGCCAATCGCTGGCGCAGTCTGATCCTGCATCGCGCCAGCGATTGCCCGGTCTGTGGAGAACATCATGCAAATCCTGTTTAA
- the hupA gene encoding nucleoid-associated protein HU-alpha, giving the protein MNKTQLIDVIADKADLSKAQAKAALESTLAAITESLKEGDAVQLVGFGTFKVNHRAERTGRNPQTGNEIKIAAANVPAFVSGKALKDAVK; this is encoded by the coding sequence ATGAACAAGACTCAATTAATTGATGTAATTGCGGACAAAGCCGATCTGTCTAAAGCACAGGCAAAAGCTGCTCTGGAATCCACCCTGGCTGCAATTACTGAGTCTCTGAAAGAAGGTGATGCTGTACAACTGGTTGGTTTCGGTACCTTTAAGGTAAACCACCGCGCTGAGCGTACTGGCCGCAACCCGCAGACCGGTAATGAGATCAAAATTGCCGCGGCTAACGTACCGGCGTTTGTCTCTGGTAAAGCTCTGAAAGACGCAGTTAAGTAA
- a CDS encoding YjaG family protein — protein sequence MLQNPIHLRLEKLESWQHTTFMACLCERMYPNYAMFCQQTEFADPQLYRRIVDLIWETLTVKDAKVNFDSQLEKLEAAIPSADDYDFYGVYPAIDACVALSELVHSRLSGETLEHAIEVSKASITTVAMLEMSQAGREMTDEELKLNPAVEQEWDIQWEIFRLLADCEERDVELIKGLRADLREAGESNIGINLQQ from the coding sequence ATGCTACAAAACCCGATCCATCTACGGCTGGAGAAGCTGGAAAGCTGGCAGCACACGACCTTCATGGCCTGCCTGTGCGAGCGTATGTATCCAAACTACGCCATGTTCTGTCAGCAAACGGAGTTCGCCGACCCTCAGCTTTACCGCCGTATTGTTGACCTGATCTGGGAAACGCTGACGGTAAAAGATGCGAAAGTGAACTTTGATAGCCAGCTGGAAAAACTGGAAGCGGCAATTCCTTCTGCTGACGACTATGATTTTTACGGCGTCTATCCGGCAATCGATGCCTGTGTGGCGTTGAGTGAACTCGTTCATTCTCGTCTGAGCGGTGAAACGCTGGAACATGCTATTGAAGTCAGTAAAGCGTCTATTACCACTGTCGCCATGCTGGAAATGTCTCAGGCGGGTCGGGAAATGACCGATGAAGAGTTGAAGCTGAACCCCGCTGTTGAGCAAGAATGGGACATTCAGTGGGAGATTTTCCGCCTTCTGGCCGACTGCGAAGAACGCGACGTGGAACTGATAAAAGGGCTGCGTGCGGATCTGCGAGAGGCGGGTGAAAGCAATATCGGTATAAATTTGCAGCAATGA
- the nudC gene encoding NAD(+) diphosphatase, whose product MVHIIDKSDRGWWIVSHEQKLWLPAGELPHGEAGNFDLVGQSAMHIGEWQGEPVWLVRQPRHREMGSVRQLLTQEAGLFQLAGRGVQLAEFYRSHQFCGYCGHPMHPSKTEWAMLCSHCRERYYPQIAPCIIVAIRRGDSILLAQHTRHRNGVYTVLAGFTEVGETLEQTVAREVMEESGITVKNVRYVTSQPWPFPQSLMTAFMAEYDSGDIVIDTKELLDAGWYRYDNLPLLPEPGTVARRLIEDTVALCRADDA is encoded by the coding sequence ATGGTCCATATTATAGATAAGTCAGATCGCGGCTGGTGGATAGTCAGCCATGAACAAAAATTATGGCTGCCCGCCGGAGAATTACCACATGGTGAGGCAGGAAATTTTGATCTTGTGGGCCAGAGCGCAATGCATATTGGCGAATGGCAGGGCGAGCCGGTCTGGCTGGTCCGGCAGCCTCGTCATCGGGAGATGGGATCGGTGCGCCAGCTTCTCACCCAGGAGGCCGGTTTATTTCAGCTTGCCGGCCGTGGCGTCCAGCTTGCCGAATTTTACCGCTCTCACCAATTCTGCGGCTATTGTGGCCATCCTATGCACCCCAGTAAGACCGAATGGGCGATGCTGTGTAGCCACTGCCGTGAACGTTATTACCCGCAGATAGCACCGTGCATTATTGTCGCTATTCGTCGTGGAGATTCCATCCTGCTGGCCCAGCATACGCGGCATCGTAACGGTGTTTACACCGTACTGGCCGGATTTACCGAAGTGGGCGAAACGCTCGAGCAAACCGTCGCCCGTGAAGTGATGGAAGAGAGCGGTATCACCGTGAAGAATGTGCGCTATGTAACCTCTCAGCCGTGGCCTTTTCCGCAGTCGCTGATGACCGCGTTTATGGCGGAGTACGACAGCGGCGACATTGTCATTGATACCAAAGAACTGCTGGATGCGGGCTGGTATCGCTACGATAACCTGCCTTTGTTACCGGAGCCAGGAACCGTTGCACGACGCCTGATTGAAGATACCGTGGCATTGTGTCGGGCAGATGACGCGTAA
- the thiS gene encoding sulfur carrier protein ThiS, with translation MQILFNDEPMHCADNLTVSALLAQLEQLKPGVALALNQQILPRERWEYHRVQDGDRVLLFQVIAGG, from the coding sequence ATGCAAATCCTGTTTAACGATGAGCCGATGCACTGTGCCGATAACCTCACCGTGTCAGCCCTGCTCGCGCAGCTCGAACAGCTCAAACCGGGCGTGGCGCTGGCGCTCAATCAACAGATCCTGCCGCGTGAGCGCTGGGAATACCACCGGGTGCAGGACGGCGATCGGGTCCTGCTTTTTCAGGTTATTGCCGGAGGCTGA
- the thiE gene encoding thiamine phosphate synthase yields MSYQPDFPPVPLRLGLYPVVDSVEWTARLLETGVRTLQLRIKDKRNEDVEADVVAAIALGQRYHARLFINDYWQLAIKHHAYGVHLGQEDLETTDLKAIQNAGLRLGVSTHDDMEMDIALAARPSYIALGHVFPTQTKQMPSAPQGLEQLTRHVARLGNYPTVAIGGISLARAPDVLATGVGSIAVVSAITRADDWQAATVQLLNIAGAGDERS; encoded by the coding sequence ATGAGTTATCAACCTGATTTTCCTCCCGTCCCTTTGCGCCTGGGGCTATATCCGGTAGTCGATAGCGTGGAATGGACCGCGCGCCTGCTGGAAACGGGCGTGCGCACGCTACAACTGCGCATTAAAGATAAGCGAAATGAAGATGTTGAAGCGGATGTTGTCGCAGCTATCGCACTGGGCCAGCGCTATCACGCCCGGCTATTTATTAATGATTACTGGCAACTGGCGATCAAACATCATGCTTACGGTGTGCATCTGGGGCAGGAAGATTTAGAAACGACCGATCTGAAAGCTATCCAGAACGCCGGATTACGCCTTGGCGTCTCGACGCATGATGATATGGAAATGGATATTGCACTGGCGGCACGGCCCTCTTATATCGCACTCGGTCACGTCTTCCCGACGCAAACCAAACAGATGCCTTCTGCCCCCCAGGGGCTGGAGCAGCTGACGCGCCACGTTGCACGGCTGGGTAATTACCCAACGGTCGCCATTGGCGGCATCAGCCTTGCACGCGCGCCTGATGTGCTGGCAACCGGCGTGGGCAGTATCGCCGTTGTCAGCGCCATTACCCGGGCGGATGACTGGCAGGCGGCGACCGTTCAACTTCTTAATATTGCGGGGGCTGGCGATGAACGATCGTGA
- the nfi gene encoding deoxyribonuclease V (cleaves DNA at apurinic or apyrimidinic sites), whose amino-acid sequence MDLASLRAQQLELASSVIREDRLDCDPPQLIAGADVGFEQGGEVTRAAMVLLKYPSLELVEHRIARIPTTMPYIPGFLSFREYPALMAAWEMLSQKPDLLFVDGHGISHPRRLGVASHFGLLVDVPTIGVAKKRLCGKFEPLSDEPGALAPLMDKGEQLAWVWRSKARCNPLFVATGHRISTDTALAWVQRCMKGYRLPEPTRWADAVASRRTAFVRWQEING is encoded by the coding sequence ATGGATCTGGCATCGCTACGTGCGCAACAATTAGAACTGGCCTCTTCCGTGATCCGCGAGGATCGTCTGGACTGCGATCCGCCACAGTTGATCGCCGGAGCAGATGTCGGATTTGAGCAGGGCGGCGAGGTGACGCGCGCGGCAATGGTTCTGCTGAAATACCCGTCGCTGGAGCTGGTTGAACACCGGATTGCCCGTATTCCAACCACCATGCCGTACATTCCCGGGTTTCTCTCATTTCGTGAGTATCCAGCATTGATGGCGGCGTGGGAGATGCTTTCGCAGAAGCCTGATTTGTTGTTCGTTGATGGCCACGGTATTTCTCATCCTCGCCGGCTGGGCGTTGCCAGCCATTTTGGCCTGCTGGTGGATGTGCCAACCATTGGCGTGGCGAAAAAACGGCTATGTGGCAAATTCGAACCGCTTTCTGACGAGCCGGGCGCGCTGGCTCCGCTGATGGATAAAGGTGAGCAGCTCGCCTGGGTCTGGCGCAGCAAAGCGCGCTGTAATCCGCTGTTTGTGGCAACCGGGCACCGGATCAGTACGGATACCGCGCTGGCGTGGGTGCAGCGCTGTATGAAGGGGTATCGCCTGCCTGAACCCACCCGCTGGGCCGATGCGGTCGCATCACGGCGCACGGCCTTTGTGCGATGGCAGGAAATTAACGGCTGA